Part of the Desulfosoma sp. genome, TGATATCGGGCTGGATCAGCATTTGTCCCTTGGCATCCGATATTCGCTCGGTGACCCGGATCACCAGGCGAAACCGATAGCTTTCCCCTCCATAGTGTCGTGTCACCCATGTGCTGAGGATCGCCACTTTCTTGCCGGGCCGAGGCTCCGTCACACGGCCCTCCCTGAAGGCCCGATCACGCCAAGAAAGGCGGTCCG contains:
- a CDS encoding IS1380 family transposase, coding for DRLSWRDRAFREGRVTEPRPGKKVAILSTWVTRHYGGESYRFRLVIRVTERISDAKGQMLIQPDITLEGWWTSLSIDEDQGIRLDEKPGLSEQFPSEIKTWSDCPLESLLPKLWC